A stretch of Camelina sativa cultivar DH55 chromosome 18, Cs, whole genome shotgun sequence DNA encodes these proteins:
- the LOC104760755 gene encoding prostaglandin E synthase 2 isoform X1 has product MRRVTGLAARTISSSVAIHPRLAQSMAITTISSSEPITRRFGGLPEISTPSFAGGFAGIVFFSAAAASSLGQEVHAKEMAHKFNPKEVVLYQYEACPFCNKVKAFLDFNKIPYKIVEVNPISKKEIKWSDYKKVPILTVDGEQMVDSSAIIDGLFQKMHPEISKSEDDEETKWRKWVDNHLVHLLSPNIYRNTSEALESFDYITTHGNFSFTERLVAKYAGATAMYFVSKKLKKKYNITDERAALYDAAETWVDALKERPYLAGGSKPNLADLAVFGVLRPIRYLRSGKDMVDNTRIGEWYSRMENTVGEPSRIKE; this is encoded by the exons ATGAGGAGAGTCACCGGACTTGCTGCGCGAACAATCTCATCCTCCGTCGCAATCCATCCACGGCTCGCTCAATCCATGGCGATTACAACGATCTCGTCCTCCGAACCTATCACCCGAAGATTCGGCGGTCTTCCAGAGATTTCAACTCCTTCTTTTGCCGGCGGATTCGCTGGGATTGTGTTCTTCTCTGCCGCCGCCGCATCGTCTCTTGGTCAGGAAGTTCACGCTAAGGAAATGGCTCACAAGTTTAATCCTAAAGAAGTTGTTCTGTATCAGTACGAGGCTTGCCCTTTCTGTAACAAGGTTAAAG CGTTCTTGGATTTTAACAAGATTCCATACAAGATTGTTGAAGTGAATCCCATCAgtaagaaagaaatcaaatggtCTGATTATAAGAAGGTGCCTATTCTTACGGTAGATGGTGAACAAATGGTTGATTCTTCAG CGATAATCGATGGCTTATTCCAGAAGATGCACCCTGAAATTTCCAAGTctgaagacgatgaagagaCTAAGTGGCGCAA GTGGGTGGACAATCACCTTGTGCATCTTTTGTCACCAAACATATACAGGAATACTTCGGAGGCCCTGGAATCCTTTGATTACATCACCACACATG GAAATTTCAGTTTCACTGAAAGATTAGTGGCAAAGTATGCAGGAGCAACGGCGATGTACTTTGTgtcaaagaaactgaagaagaaatATAACATTACTGATGAACGTGCTGCTCTTTATGATGCTGCTGAGACATGGGTCGATGCCTTGAAAGAGCGTCCATACCTCG CAGGTGGGTCAAAACCGAACTTGGCTGATCTCGCTGTATTTGGTGTTCTGAGGCCAATAAGATACCTTCGATCGGGTAAGGATATGGTGGACAACACACGCATTGGCGAATGGTATTCTCGAATGGAGAACACGGTCGGAGAGCCTTCTAGGATCAAAGAATAA
- the LOC104760755 gene encoding prostaglandin E synthase 2 isoform X2: MRRVTGLAARTISSSVAIHPRLAQSMAITTISSSEPITRRFGGLPEISTPSFAGGFAGIVFFSAAAASSLGQEVHAKEMAHKFNPKEVVLYQYEACPFCNKVKAFLDFNKIPYKIVEVNPISKKEIKWSDYKKVPILTVDGEQMVDSSAIIDGLFQKMHPEISKSEDDEETKWRKWVDNHLVHLLSPNIYRNTSEALESFDYITTHGNFSFTERLVAKYAGATAMYFVSKKLKKKYNITDERAALYDAAETWVDALKERPYLGGSKPNLADLAVFGVLRPIRYLRSGKDMVDNTRIGEWYSRMENTVGEPSRIKE, encoded by the exons ATGAGGAGAGTCACCGGACTTGCTGCGCGAACAATCTCATCCTCCGTCGCAATCCATCCACGGCTCGCTCAATCCATGGCGATTACAACGATCTCGTCCTCCGAACCTATCACCCGAAGATTCGGCGGTCTTCCAGAGATTTCAACTCCTTCTTTTGCCGGCGGATTCGCTGGGATTGTGTTCTTCTCTGCCGCCGCCGCATCGTCTCTTGGTCAGGAAGTTCACGCTAAGGAAATGGCTCACAAGTTTAATCCTAAAGAAGTTGTTCTGTATCAGTACGAGGCTTGCCCTTTCTGTAACAAGGTTAAAG CGTTCTTGGATTTTAACAAGATTCCATACAAGATTGTTGAAGTGAATCCCATCAgtaagaaagaaatcaaatggtCTGATTATAAGAAGGTGCCTATTCTTACGGTAGATGGTGAACAAATGGTTGATTCTTCAG CGATAATCGATGGCTTATTCCAGAAGATGCACCCTGAAATTTCCAAGTctgaagacgatgaagagaCTAAGTGGCGCAA GTGGGTGGACAATCACCTTGTGCATCTTTTGTCACCAAACATATACAGGAATACTTCGGAGGCCCTGGAATCCTTTGATTACATCACCACACATG GAAATTTCAGTTTCACTGAAAGATTAGTGGCAAAGTATGCAGGAGCAACGGCGATGTACTTTGTgtcaaagaaactgaagaagaaatATAACATTACTGATGAACGTGCTGCTCTTTATGATGCTGCTGAGACATGGGTCGATGCCTTGAAAGAGCGTCCATACCTCG GTGGGTCAAAACCGAACTTGGCTGATCTCGCTGTATTTGGTGTTCTGAGGCCAATAAGATACCTTCGATCGGGTAAGGATATGGTGGACAACACACGCATTGGCGAATGGTATTCTCGAATGGAGAACACGGTCGGAGAGCCTTCTAGGATCAAAGAATAA